From the genome of Methanofollis sp. UBA420:
CCATGCCGGTGTAGTAGTCCAGGCCACGGGCGATCCCGAAGTTCACCGTGTAGTCGATCTCCTCGCCGTCCAGGATCCGGAAGATCCCCTCGACCCGCTCCTTCTCCGGGATATCGCCGCAGATCTCGAAGGCCTCCGCGGGGTCCCGGCAGGAGACGAGGCCGGTGAGGGAGTCCTCGAGCTCGGCCTGCCCGCAGGTCTCCAGGCAGCCCTTCAGGCCGTCCATGTCGCGCTTGTCGAGGTACGCCATCACCTGTCTCTGGAGCGAGGGTTCCACGCCGGAGAGGAGGTGCTTCATCGGCGCCAGGAACCCGACCTTCAGGTCGTAGTCCAGGCCGACAGAACGGAGGAGGTCGTCGGCGACCATGATCACCTCGGCATCGGCCGCCGCGGAGTCCGCGCCGATCAGTTCGACGCCGAACTGCCAGAACTGGCGGTACCGACCCTTCTGGGGCCGCTCGTACCGGAAACAGTCGGCCACATAGTACCAGCGGAGGGGCTTTGCGATGGAGCGCCCCTCGTTCACGTACATCCGCGAGACCGAGGCCGTCACCTCGGGCCGCAGGGTCATCTGCCGCCCGCTCTTGTCCTCGAAGACGTACATCTCCTGCTTGATGTTCTCGCCCGAACGCATGGTGAAGAGTTCGAGGTGCTCGAAGGTCGGGGTGCAGACCTCGCCGTAGCCCCACCGCCCGACGGCCTCGCGCATCTTCGCTTCCGCGGTGCGCCGCTGCGCCATCTCGTCGGGCAGAAAGTCCCTGGTTCCGCGTGGTTTCTGTAGCATCAGATCGACTCCTGCCGTAAAATTTGCGTTTCAGACCTTATCTTACCTGCGGGGAACATTCCCGAAAAAGCGCGTCGCGGCGCTCTCCCCGCCTGTCCAGACCTTCTCCCGCGGCACGCGCCCCTGGAGGTACAGGGCGAGGAGGACCGCGCCGAGAGCGAGGAACTCGAGGTCCGGGTTTGTCAGGGCCATCAGGGACCCGAAGAGGGCGAGGGCCGAGTAGAGCACGCCCCTGTACGCCGCCTGCCTGTAGCCGGGGAGGGCGGTCCGATAAAAGATCCGGGCGTCCCGCAGCCAGAGGAAGAACGTCGCCGCAGTGCCGAAGGCGGCCACGTAGACAAGATAGGTCATTACCGTGGGTGATTTATTATCCCCGCACCCATATTTTACTATTGGACCATGACTGCGGACACTATCCTGAGAGAGGTGCTTGCCGCGTACGCCGCCGGCAGGATCTCCCTCGACGATACCATTGACAGGATATCGGGGCTGAGGGTCGAGAAGGTGGGGGAACTCGCCAGGATCGACCTCGGGCGGGAGGTGCGGTGCGGCATCCCCGAGGCGGTGCTCGCGGAGGGAAAGGAGACGGCCGACCTGGTGGCGATCATGCTCAGGCATGCCGACGCTGCAGGGCGCTGTCTCGCCACGCGGGTCTCCCCCGAGCAGGCTGAGGCGGTGCGGACCGCGGCTGAGGCGGCCGGCCTCGCGTTCAGGCACGAGGAGCGGGCGCAGGCGGTCGTCCTCTCGAAGGGAGGACAGCCCGAGAAGAACGGCGGGATCGTCGCCATCCTCACCGCGGGGACGGCCGACATCACGGTGGCGGAGGAGGCGCGTGTCGTCGCCGAGGAGATGGGCTGCGAGGTGCGGACAGCCTACGACGTCGGCGCGGCCGGGGTCCACCGCCTCTTCCCGGCCCTGAAGGACCTTGCCGGGGCGCACGTCTATGTCGTCGCCGCGGGGCGGGAGGGGACTCTTCCCGCCGTCGTCGCAGGGCTCGTGGACAGGCCGGTGATCGGCGTCCCTGTCTCGACAGGCTACGGTTTCATGGGCCAGGGTCAGGCGGCACTCGCGAGCATGCTCCAGTCCTGCTCCGTGCTGACCGTCGTGAACATCGACGCGGGCTTCGTGGCCGGGGCGCACGCCGCGCTCATCGCGTCCCTTGCGGGGCGGCCATGACGCGTGCCTTCTACATCGGGCGGTTCCAGCCGTACCACAACGGCCACCACTCGGTGATATCGAGGATCGCCCCCCTGGTCGACGAGATCGTCATCGGCGTCGGGAGCGCCCAGCTCTCCCACGAGGTCGAGAACCCCTTCACCGCGGGCGAGAGGGTGATGATGATCGCGGCGGCCCTGGAGGAGATCGGCATCCCCTTCTATGCGATCCCGATCGAGGACCTCCGCAGGAACGCCCTCTGGGTCTCGCACGTCTACTCGATGACGCCGTACTTCGACGTCGTCTACTCGAACAACCCCCTGGTGATCAGGCTCTTCTCCGAGGGCGGCATGAAGGTGCAGACCCTGCCGATGTACATGCGCGACACCCTCTCGGGCACCGAGATCAGGCGGCGGATGGCGGCGGACGAGGACTGGCGCAGTCTCGTGCCGGAGAGTGTCGCCGACGTCATCGACCAGATCCACGGGGTCGACCGGATCAAGCAGATCGCCTGCTCGGACTGAGTGCCTGAAACCCTTTATAGCGGGCCACCGATAGATCGGTGATGTTCCGCTTTCTCAAGGGTCTTTTTTCAAAGAAAGAGGTAGAGGAGAGTCTCACGCTCACCGTCGACAGGGCGGGGGGGTGGCTCGACGCACGGGATGAGGAGGTCGAGGCCGGCCTGGAGGAGGCGACAGGAAGGTGCAGGACGGCTGTCTCGGCCTCGCTGGAGGACCTCGACCGTCTCCTCGCAACGCTGAAGGACGCCGAGGGGCGGGAGGACGTCCACCCGAAACTGAAGAGCGTGACAGACCGCTCTCTCCCGGCCTTCATCGCCGCGATGGAGCAGCAGGCCGCCCATCCCCTCCCTGACGATGCGGACGGGTTCTATGCGGCGGCCGCCGAACTCCTCACCGGCCTCCTGAAGGCCCAGAAGGGGCAGGGGAGATACCTCGCCGCCGTATTCCCGGAGGAGATGAAGGAGGTCAGGGGGGTCACCCGGGATATCGGCCGGGAGATCAACACCCTCACCGGCCTGGTGAAGGAGGCACAGGCGACGACGGCGCGGATCGGCGCCGCCCGCGCGGGCCTTGCCGCGGTCACGGAGGCGGGGACAGAGACTGAGAATCTCGACGCGGAGATCGGGGCGCTCAGGAAAAGGCTGGAGGCGGCCGACCCGGCGATCGCCAGGGACGGGGAGAGACTCCGGGCGCTCACGGCGGGCCAGGACTATGCCGCCTGCATGACCGAGCAGGAGAGGCTTGCCGGACTGAAAAAGGAGGAGGAAGGGGCCGTACAGGACCTCACGAACACGGCGGCCCAGGCGGCGCGGGTGATGAGGAAGGCGGAGCGGGTCGCGGGGCGTGCCCGTGCGCAGCAGGACCTCCGCACCCTCGAAGCCTGCACCGCGCTCCTGGACCGGCCGCTTGACGCGGGCCGCGAGGAGATTCTCCCCCTCGTCGAGGCCGCGGCAGGGGTCGTGCAGAGGCAGATCGCAGGGGGCGACCTGGTCCTGAAAGGAAAGGACGACCTGGCACTCTTCGCGGACGCGGGGGCGGCCGCGAAGGAGATGGACGCGCGGATCGCCGCCCTCGACGGGGTGCGGGAGAGGGTCGCCGCCGCGGAGGAGAGGGTGCGGGCCTGCACCGCCCTCGGCGAGGCGCAGAGACTCGAAGAAGCGATCGCGAGCGCGGAGGCAGAGAAGGAGAGAGACAGGCAGGCGCTCGCAAGCGCGGAGGCGCGGAAGAGGGCCCTTGCAGACGGGGAGGCAGACCGCCTGCACCGCCTGGAGGAGGCTCTCGCCGCGGTGGCGGGCCGGCCCGTCACTCTAGCCTGAGATACCAGAAGCGGCGGAAGTCGGTGACGGCACACTCCGGGTTCTCTCCGGTGCAGGCACCGAGCCGCGTGATGGTCGGCACGGAGAGGTCGATGCAGGCCCCCGCGACGGGCAGGCCGGGGAGGGGTTCGGGCCTCAGGGGGACGGAGACGATACGGCCGTCCTTTTTCTGGCAGCAGAGGGGGACGTGCTGGTGGCCGCAGCAGAGGTGGGAGAGGCCGCGGCGTTCCAGTTCGGCAAAGGCCATCTGCGACGTGTAGTGGTAGCCCGCAAAACTCGGGCCTGGCACGCGGGAGAGGCGCTGCCAGAAGGGCTGCTCGGTGAGGACGTCGCCGAGGCGGAGGGGGCCGCCGTGGACGAAGAGGGTGGCGTCGAGCACCGCCTCGACAGGGAGGCGGGAGAGGGCGTCGAGGTGGGGGGACCCGTTCAGGCGGCGGTGGGCCGTCTCGCTCCTCGCGTCGCTGCCGCTCACCGGTATGCCGTGGATGCAGGCGTGGTCGTGGTTGCCCATGAGGGAGACGAGGGTGACGTCCCCGGCGAGGCGCTCCACCAGGCGCAGGGTCTCGATCGGGGCGTAGCCGCGACCGAGGAGGTCGCCGAGGTTCACGACGGTGTCGACCCGGCCGAAGAGCCGCGTGAATGCCGGTTCCTCCCGCAGGGCGAGGACGCGGGAGAGCGCTTCCGCATCGGCATGGACATCGGAAAAGACAAGAACCGCCACACTATGATCTCCGCCACCTCCCTTTTAAATGTGCGGCGCATAGATCTGATGGGATATATGTCGTGGCATGGGTTTGACAGCAGGGCATGGCTTGCCGTGCCTCTGGTTTCGTTCGGCGGGATACTGGTATCGACCCTCGCCATCGTCGCCGCGGGCGACCAGATGCTCGTCACCCACCCCTTCTGGACGGTCGGGCGGGTGGCGTGCATCATCGCCGCGTTCATCCTCGGGGCGATCGCCTACTCCACCGAGAAAAAAGACCTTGTATCCCTGATGGCGCCGGTTTTTGCGGTGATCATCTTTGTTATCGGCGATTTTTCCACCGGGCCGGTGATGCAGGTGCTCTTCGCCGCCACCATCACCTTCCTCGCGGTGAGGCTCAGGAAATAAATATCAGTGCAGAAAGGAGGAGACGGATATGGGACGGGCAGAAAGGTACCTGGAGGCATATATCGAGAGAGTCGGGCCGCGGCTCGCGGGCCTGGACGAGACGACCGGACACGCCATCGCCTCGGCCCTCCTCAGTTTCAAGGTCGGGCTGTACGGGATCGCGGTGACGCGGGCCGATACGGCACTGCAGAGGCTTGCGAAGAGGGAGGCCCCGGCGGCCGTCGCCACGGCGCTCGAAATCCTGAAGAAGCGTGCCTCCGACCTGCAGGCTCAGGTCGCCGTCTCGGAGGGGATGCCGGCATTCTCCGGGGACGACAGGCCGCTCCTCGCGATGGACCTCCCGGCCGACCAGGTCGAGGACGCGGTATCGTACACCCTGGACAACGCCCTCCTCCTCCTCTATGCGGCAGGGCTCATCTCGTCGCCCGACGACGAGCAGGCGCTCGACGAGCACCGGGGTTTTCCCATCCAGATCCTCGCCTCCTATGCAAAGCAGTTGAATCTCTGAGCTGCTGAAGGCGCTTCTTTTTCGTGGGGTCTCTGTGCGGCCCCAGATCGTTTTTTAGAGTCTCCGCGTATCGCTTTATCTCTCTTGATCCAGATGGCAGAGAGTATGGGATCCCCTGCCTTCCCCAGACCCTCCACCGGGGGCTCTTCGAAAGCCTTCGGCTCATGGCACATCAAAGATGTGCCTGCTCAGGAGAGCTCCGATCTCCTGTGTCCTCAAGCTCGCTGACGCTCGCTGCCCCCGGACCCCCATATTCAGGATTGGACGGGGGAAGAGCGAACAGGATATCCTGAGGAGAGAAAATACCATCGCACCCCTATCCGGGAGACGACCGGAGGGAGTCGAGAAGACCTTCAGGTCTTCGAAGTAGTCCCCCGGCGCAGGCGCTCCAGAGAAGGAGTTCTCCAGAGTCAAAAAAGATTTCAGGAATGACTCTACCCTCAGAACGAGTCGATCGAGATGCCGTCGAAGGACTCCGCGATCTCCCTGACCTCCTTCACGCCGAAGGCAGTCTGGACGGAGACGAGGTCGATCTCGCTCGCGCACGAGCACATGTAGTCGAGGACGTCCACCGAGAGTTCGCGGTGCTGCTGGCTCTTCTTCAACTGGTCCATGAGGCGCGCCATCGTCTCCGGCGGCTCCATCCGCAGCTTCGCCAGGGAGACGACGCACATGAATATCCGGGTGAGGTTCCTGTCAGGTCCGGTGATGGTGTCGAAAAAGTTCCGCAACACCTGCGCCTGGTAGACCTCGCCGCCCATAGGTGAAAGTTCCCCCTTGCATATCAAAAAGGTATCTGTTTTGTTCCGGGGAAGAGGGGAAGGGGAGGCCCCTCACTTCCTGGTGCTCACGATCTTGATGATGTCGCCGTCCTTCAGTTCCGTGCTCTCCTTGATCCGCATGCCTGTCTTCGCATCGACGGCATACAGGAAGCCCTCGCCGATCTCGGTGTGGACGCGGAAGGCGAGGTCCTTCGGGGTCGAGCCCTTCTTCATCAGGAAGGCGTCGGGGAGGACGCGGCCCTGCTTGTCGGTGAAGCGGTGCTCGTCCTCCACCGGGTAGACGACGATCTGGTCGAGGAGGTCGAAGACCGCCCTGTTGAGTGCTCGCTGGACGCCGGTGCCTTCGTATTTTTCCACGAGTCCCTGCAGCTTTTCGAGGGCCGCCCTCTGCGGGGTGCTGAGCTTCGCGTCGGGCTTGATGGCGAAGGAGGTGTCGCCCGGGAGATAGGTGATGAAGCCGCCGTCTGCCGCCATCCGCAGGGCGAGTTCGGCCGCCGCGCTCGTCGGGATGCCGCCCATCTCCTTCATCTCGTCGATGAGCGCGTCCGGGGCCATGTCCATCTTGTTCGCGACAAAGATGACAGGCTTGGTCATCTCAAGCAGACGCTCGCAGAGAGGGACGAGTTCCTCCTCGCTCGCCCGGCGCAGGTCGAGGTCGAGTTCGGCGGCGACCTCCTTGACCTCCTCGTAGGTGATGCCGAGGCCCGCGAGCACGCCGGCGACCCCCTCGTAGGCGTCGAAGGTCTTCTGCTGC
Proteins encoded in this window:
- the hisS gene encoding histidine--tRNA ligase yields the protein MLQKPRGTRDFLPDEMAQRRTAEAKMREAVGRWGYGEVCTPTFEHLELFTMRSGENIKQEMYVFEDKSGRQMTLRPEVTASVSRMYVNEGRSIAKPLRWYYVADCFRYERPQKGRYRQFWQFGVELIGADSAAADAEVIMVADDLLRSVGLDYDLKVGFLAPMKHLLSGVEPSLQRQVMAYLDKRDMDGLKGCLETCGQAELEDSLTGLVSCRDPAEAFEICGDIPEKERVEGIFRILDGEEIDYTVNFGIARGLDYYTGMVFEGFAHNLGAENQVLGGGNYRLAQLFGGDDAPSCGFAIGFDRVMVSLGDYPLEKQPVVAVLSQPGLEAAAFGVARSMRAAGVRAEVNLLGRGMGAQLAHAAKSADYACIMGTREAEAGTVTLKDLHSGEQREMKLDEAIAGVKGVGAR
- a CDS encoding ABC transporter permease — protein: MTYLVYVAAFGTAATFFLWLRDARIFYRTALPGYRQAAYRGVLYSALALFGSLMALTNPDLEFLALGAVLLALYLQGRVPREKVWTGGESAATRFFGNVPRR
- the larB gene encoding nickel pincer cofactor biosynthesis protein LarB; amino-acid sequence: MTADTILREVLAAYAAGRISLDDTIDRISGLRVEKVGELARIDLGREVRCGIPEAVLAEGKETADLVAIMLRHADAAGRCLATRVSPEQAEAVRTAAEAAGLAFRHEERAQAVVLSKGGQPEKNGGIVAILTAGTADITVAEEARVVAEEMGCEVRTAYDVGAAGVHRLFPALKDLAGAHVYVVAAGREGTLPAVVAGLVDRPVIGVPVSTGYGFMGQGQAALASMLQSCSVLTVVNIDAGFVAGAHAALIASLAGRP
- a CDS encoding nicotinamide-nucleotide adenylyltransferase, which translates into the protein MTRAFYIGRFQPYHNGHHSVISRIAPLVDEIVIGVGSAQLSHEVENPFTAGERVMMIAAALEEIGIPFYAIPIEDLRRNALWVSHVYSMTPYFDVVYSNNPLVIRLFSEGGMKVQTLPMYMRDTLSGTEIRRRMAADEDWRSLVPESVADVIDQIHGVDRIKQIACSD
- a CDS encoding metallophosphoesterase → MAVLVFSDVHADAEALSRVLALREEPAFTRLFGRVDTVVNLGDLLGRGYAPIETLRLVERLAGDVTLVSLMGNHDHACIHGIPVSGSDARSETAHRRLNGSPHLDALSRLPVEAVLDATLFVHGGPLRLGDVLTEQPFWQRLSRVPGPSFAGYHYTSQMAFAELERRGLSHLCCGHQHVPLCCQKKDGRIVSVPLRPEPLPGLPVAGACIDLSVPTITRLGACTGENPECAVTDFRRFWYLRLE
- a CDS encoding redox-regulated ATPase YchF, coding for MITLALAGKPNCGKSTFFKAATMAQVEIANYPFTTIDANHGVAYVRTTCPCKTLGIEGCTQCHDGVRFVPVAFVDVAGLVPDAHKGRGLGNQFLDNLREADAILHVVDASGATDAEGNPVEPGSHDPRGDVTFLKFEMTMWVHGILAKHWARLQRQAQQKTFDAYEGVAGVLAGLGITYEEVKEVAAELDLDLRRASEEELVPLCERLLEMTKPVIFVANKMDMAPDALIDEMKEMGGIPTSAAAELALRMAADGGFITYLPGDTSFAIKPDAKLSTPQRAALEKLQGLVEKYEGTGVQRALNRAVFDLLDQIVVYPVEDEHRFTDKQGRVLPDAFLMKKGSTPKDLAFRVHTEIGEGFLYAVDAKTGMRIKESTELKDGDIIKIVSTRK